The Lactuca sativa cultivar Salinas chromosome 2, Lsat_Salinas_v11, whole genome shotgun sequence genome includes a window with the following:
- the LOC111909693 gene encoding protein argonaute 4A gives MKHELPPPPPIPPNFVPAKVNESNRRPMARRELGTKGQRIPLLTNHFNVKLSRTNDHFYQYSVALFYEDGNPVEAKGIGRKILDMVHKTYESEMGGKGFAYDGEKTLFTVGSLPRTKLEFNVVLENAVSNRTIRGGSPSDGETKRSRRVPQSKQFKVTISYATKIPIQAIVNALQGHDSEQFHEAVRVLDVLLRQHAAKQGCLLVKQCYFQNDSRNFIGIGGGVVGCRGFHSSFRATQSGLSLNMDVSTTMIVKPGKVVDFLCENQNVRNIREIDWVKAKRMLKNLRVKTFPSNREYKIIGLSEKTCREQMFSMKQKNQRDGNSPSETIDITVLQYYADHHGRRLEYSADYPCLDVGKTKRPVYIPLELCDLISLQRYTKALSNLQKASLVEKSRQKPRDRMQALTGALNQSNYGADPLINATGITISTTFTQVEGRVLEPPKLKFGRGGDMVPRGGRWNFNNKTLIEPKRITNWVVVNFSARCDMDALKNNLRICSQAKGIELDPPHGVLDENPQFRRSPAPVRVDKMFEAIKERLRGPPSFILCILPERKNSDIYGPWKRKCLVDHGIVTQCIAPTRINDQYVTNVLLKVNAKMGGINSLLSMEFANAIPLVSRTPTMIFGMDVSHGSPGRADVPSIAAVVSSRKWPQISQYRASVRAQSARVEMIDALFKPVSKVDNEGRTKLEDEGMIRELLVDFYLSTPQLKPQNIIIFRDGVSESQFNQVLNIELNQIIEACKFMDEQWDPKFLFIVAQKTHHTKFFQANSEANVPPGTVVDNKVCHPKSNDFYLCAQNGPIGTTRPTHYHVLLDEIGFSADELQELVHSLSYVYQRSTTAISVVAPICYAHLAAGQVAQFVKFDDMSDTTSSHSGGGSGGSGAGGFTQLPKLHKNVWSSMFFC, from the exons ATGAAGCACGAATTACCACCGCCTCCGCCTATTCCACCAAATTTTGTTCCGGCgaaagtcaacgagtcaaaccgccGTCCAATGGCCAGGCGTGAATTGGGCACTAAAGGTCAAAGGATCCCTCTGTTGACCAACCATTTCAACGTGAAACTAAGCAGGACTAACGACCACTTTTATCAATATAGT GTTGCGTTATTTTATGAAGATGGAAATCCAGTCGAGGCAAAAGGGATCGGAAGAAAAATACTCGATATGGTTCATAAAACCTACGAATCTGAAATGGGCGGGAAAGGATTTGCGTATGATGGTGAAAAGACTCTTTTTACCGTTGGTTCTTTACCTAGAACTAAGCTCGAGTTCAATGTTGTTTTGGAGAATGCTGTATCAAATag AACTATCCGAGGTGGAAGCCCAAGTGATGGAGAAACAAAGAGATCGAGGCGTGTGCCTCAGTCAAAGCAATTTAAGGTGACTATAAGTTATGCTACAAAGATCCCAATTCAAGCCATTGTTAATGCGCTTCAAGGTCATGATTCAGAGCAATTCCATGAAGCTGTTAGGGTTTTAGATGTTCTTCTTAGACAACACGCTGCGAAACA AGGTTGTCTTCTGGTTAAACAGTGTTACTTCCAGAATGACTCACGAAACTTTATAGGAATTGGAGGTGGTGTTGTGGGGTGTAGGGGTTTTCATTCTAGTTTTCGTGCCACTCAATCTGGTTTGAGTTTGAACATGG ATGTATCGACTACAATGATTGTGAAGCCAGGGAAAGTTGTGGACTTTCTTTGTGAGAACCAAAATGTTCGTAACATTAGGGAGATTGATTGGGTGAAG GCAAAAAGAATGCTCAAGAATTTGCGTGTCAAGACCTTCCCCTCTAATCGTGAGTACAAAATTATTGGGTTGAGCGAGAAAACATGTAGAGAACAAAT GTTTTCAATGAAACAAAAGAATCAAAGAGATGGAAATAGCCCAAGTGAGACAATTGACATAACAGTGTTACAATACTATGCTGATCATCACGGAAGACGCCTTGAATACTCTGCTGATTATCCATGTCTTGATGTTGGCAAAACTAAGAGGCCAGTTTATATCCCACTTGAg ctGTGTGATTTGATTTCCCTTCAACGATACACCAAGGCTTTGTCTAATTTACAAAAAGCTTCACTTGTTGAGAAGTCACGACAAAAGCCTCGTGATCGAATGCAAGCATTGACTGGT GCATTGAATCAAAGTAACTATGGTGCTGATCCTCTCATTAATGCCACTGGGATTACAATCAGTACCACTTTCACTCAAGTTGAGGGTCGGGTTTTGGAACCTCCAAag TTGAAATTCGGGAGAGGTGGGGACATGGTGCCACGTGGCGGTCGATGGAACTTCAACAACAAG ACACTTATTGAGCCAAAAAGGATCACCAATTGGGTTGTAGTCAACTTTTCTGCACGATGTGACATGGATGCCCTTAAGAACAACCTCCGCATTTGTTCTCAAGCAAAAGGAATT GAACTTGATCCACCACATGGTGTACTCGATGAGAACCCTCAATTCAGGCGTAGTCCTGCTCCTGTTCGTGTTGACAAAATGTTTGAAGCGATAAAAGAGAGACTTCGGGGCCCACCTTCTTTTATTCTATGCATCCTCCCTGAACGAAAGAATTCAGATATCTATG GTCCATGGAAGCGAAAATGCCTTGTTGACCATGGGATTGTCACACAATGCATTGCCCCAACTAGGATCAACGACCAGTATGTCACAAACGTGCTTCTCAAGGTCAACGCAAAG atGGGTGGAATAAACTCTTTGTTGTCAATGGAGTTTGCAAATGCTATACCATTGGTATCAAGGACTCCCACCATGATCTTTGGGATGGATGTCTCTCATGGGTCACCTGGACGTGCGGATGTTCCTTCAATTGCTGCT GTTGTAAGCTCAAGGAAATGGCCTCAAATTTCGCAATACAGAGCATCTGTTCGTGCACAATCAGCAAGAGTTGAGATGATTGATGCCTTGTTTAAGCCTGTTTCAAAGGTTGACAATGAAGGAAGGACGAAGCTTGAAGATGAAGGAATGATAAG GGAGCTCTTGGTTGACTTCTATTTAAGCACTCCTCAGCTGAAACCCCAGAATATAATTATATTCAGGGATGGTGTAAGTGAATCCCAATTTAATCAAGTGCTTAACATCGAGCTTAATCAAATCATTGAGGCGTGTAAGTTCATGGATGAACAATGGGATCCAAAGTTTTTGTTTATCGTGGCACAAAAGACTCATCACACAAAATTCTTCCAAGCCAATTCAGAAGCTAACGTTCCTCCAG GAACAGTTGTTGATAATAAAGTTTGTCATCCTAAGAGCAACGACTTCTACTTATGCGCACAAAATGGACCAATT GGAACTACACGACCTACTCATTACCATGTTCTTCTTGATGAGATTGGGTTTTCTGCTGATGAGTTGCAAGAGCTTGTTCATTCGTTATCCTATGT GTACCAAAGGAGTACAACTGCTATATCTGTAG TTGCTCCGATCTGCTATGCTCATTTGGCGGCAGGACAGGTGGCGCAATTTGTTAAGTTTGATGACATGTCGGACACCACATCTAGTcatagtggtggtggtagtggtggtagtGGTGCAGGTGGGTTCACACAATTGCCCAAGCTTCATAAAAATGTATGGAGTTCTATGTTCTTCTGCTGA